Sequence from the Methanocalculus alkaliphilus genome:
CTGATAGGTGAGGATGATGCAGAATATACCGAGTTTGTTCCAATAGGGTCTGGCTTTACCTTGTTTCAGTAAGAGCCGGGCTCTTGTCGGTGTTGTCGGCATAAGAGGTGTTTTGTTAGTGTCTAATACAGGGATTCGCATGAGGGATTACCTCCATCCGGTTAAACCGGAGTTACATGTCTCTTCGGAGTGGCAAGACAGGCTTAGTATCTGAAAAGATACGTCGGATTCGGCGTGTCCGGAAGAGGGCAGAACTAGAGAAACATTCTGCCGTTCTTGTAGCCCGTAATGCTGCTGCATATCTGAATATGCCTCCTAGTCTAACTGTTTAGTCTCGCGTAGCCGTTTGCAAGCCCATGACTTTAGTCATGGGTGGTTGACAGATATTTTTTAACAAGTTCCTCGAACTCTTCGCGATGAAGGACACCCTCAACCTTTTCGACGACGGCCCCATCTGAAATGATGACCGTCGTCGGTGTCACCCTGAGTTGGTACTCACTAATATATTCAGGGTTTGATTTTGCATTAATCGATTCGATGGGGACTGATAACGCCTCTTCAATCTCTGTATTGATCGGTTCCTGTTCAAGACACCCCATACACCCATCCTGGTAAAAGGAGAGAATCTTCACAACCATGATCGTGATTCTTCGTGGTGAAGATGAAAAAAGTATTGGTTTATGATACCGCTCTGACAGAGTGGATCGTGACAACGGCATGTGAATAGCCATACCTGAGCGTGATCGTATCATCGGTCATGGCCATCACATAGGCAAACCGTGTCTTTACATCAGGCTCAACGCCATCAAGTGCAATCGTTGGAGAGTCGGCAAATCCGAGCGGAACCAGTTCACCGATCTGTACCGTCTCAATGTCTCCGCCTATTTCTTTAAACTGGTCGAAGGTCATCTCCCTGGCAAGCGGGGAATCGGGATCCTCAAAAGTGAAGGGGACGGTGATCCGGTCACGTTCACGATGTCCGATGACTGAATCGGCTATCGCCTTAAATTCTGTCCTGAAGAGTGCAAACGGAGAGATCCCAGCATAGCGATGCGGAATAGCGATGGTATCATCTGCCGGAGCATACCCTGCAGTCACCTGGATCGGCCCGGAGAGGTAGACAAAAATATTATCCCTCTCTGCATCTGCCATAACCTGATCGGATGTGGTCAGAACAGGTATTCCATCATCATTGTATAGTGTATAATCGATAACAACGCCATCGCCCGGCTGGATAGCACGAAGCCCGCCAATCCATCCGGTCCCAAGGAGAGAGAGCGCCATCATTGCAGCAAAAAGAACAGCGATGGATATCGCTCCAATCTTCGTCCAGTTGACAGGCTCTGCCTTCTTTTTCTTCTTCTGCTGTGCCATATTGATATAAATATTGTCACCGGACATCTAAAGCCTTTGTCAATACCCCTCATTTTGATGCAGATGAGAGAAAGGGGTTGCTGATGGTGCGACAGGATCACGCGATGGCCGGTCCTTTGCAATAACTGATAACGAATATAATCCCCAATTGACCCAAACACCTATTAGGACTTTATACAAGGGTACTAATGCAGGAAGGTTTTTGATACAGAACTCATAAGAACATATTATTTTATCATCCAGAGCCAGGTCCGGGGGGAGCATGAGATCGGTGCAGCCACCGGATCGGAACAGATATGGAGGCAATACTATGGAAGAAGATAATCAGGAAATACAGATAGAAGTACAGGATTTATACAAGGTTTTTGGCAGTAAACCCGAAAAAGGCATTCAGATGCTGAAGGAAGGGAAGAAAAAACCGGAGATCTTTGAAAAGACCGGGTTAACCGTAGGACTTGACAAAAACTCTTTTAAAGTTTATAAAGGCGAGATATTCGTCCTTATGGGGCTTTCAGGATGTGGAAAGTCCACCCTTCTCCGATGCTTAAACCGCCTTGTCAAACCGACCGAGGGGAAGATCATCATAAATGGGAGAGATATTGTCGGAATGGATGAGGAAGAGATGCGGGAGATCCGCAGGAAGCAGCTTGGGATGATCTTTCAGAACTTTGCCCTTCTCCCTCACCGGACGGTCATCGATAATGTCGCCTTCGGCCTTGAGATCCAGGGGATTGAACTTGTTGAGCGGCATTCAAAAGCCACAGAGGCGATCCGGCTCGTCGGACTTGCCGGCTATGAAGAGAGTATGCCGGATCAGCTCTCCGGAGGAATGAAGCAGCGGGTCGGCCTTGCACGCGCACTTGCAAGTGATGCGGAGATTCTCCTGATGGACGAGGCATTCAGTGCACTTGATCCACTTATCCGCCGTGATATGCAGGATGAACTGATCGATCTCCAGCAGCGGCTGAGCAAGACGATCATCTTCGTCACCCATGATCTTGATGAAGCCCTCAAGAT
This genomic interval carries:
- a CDS encoding thioredoxin family protein — encoded protein: MVVKILSFYQDGCMGCLEQEPINTEIEEALSVPIESINAKSNPEYISEYQLRVTPTTVIISDGAVVEKVEGVLHREEFEELVKKYLSTTHD
- a CDS encoding quaternary amine ABC transporter ATP-binding protein, whose translation is MEEDNQEIQIEVQDLYKVFGSKPEKGIQMLKEGKKKPEIFEKTGLTVGLDKNSFKVYKGEIFVLMGLSGCGKSTLLRCLNRLVKPTEGKIIINGRDIVGMDEEEMREIRRKQLGMIFQNFALLPHRTVIDNVAFGLEIQGIELVERHSKATEAIRLVGLAGYEESMPDQLSGGMKQRVGLARALASDAEILLMDEAFSALDPLIRRDMQDELIDLQQRLSKTIIFVTHDLDEALKIGSRIALMKDGKIIQIGTAEEILMNPSNEYVERFVADVDMTRVLTAQDVMKKADPIISCKSGPRLAARLMKEYGISNLFVVTQHRILKGIVTIDDVVEAVRNDHKTLEEIVVREVPQVHLTTPLADIIPEIAESRFPLAVVDDDTRLKGIIVRGSVLSALARKESEPIVA